The region GAGTCCTATGGAAATGTATTCTCTATTTTCTCGTTTTTCATTATGTTCGTTGAGTTTCTACTGTTTGAAGTTAAGATGATTATTTGAGGGGACATTTGAGTATTTGACACATAAATGTGTGGAGAGCATATTTGAGCTTGAACATAGAAGGTGGGATAGCTCCTTAAGGCCTACCTTTGAGTAAGCTTTAATGTAGACCCTCAATTTAAGACAATTGGATATGTGTAATGCTGAAGTTATCAACTTAGCAATGGGATCTATAGTATAAGTTGCACAACTGTGCCAGTGCATGCTTTACCTGTTTTCCTGTAGTACTATTTTTCATGTGTATCACATTGTAAGCACTTCAAAGCCCCTCTTTTGAAGTGTTTTCTGACTGATTCAATTTTGTAATGCGAACAGAACTACAAACGAGGTCAaattggagaaggagaggtacGTGATCTTGTTTGGAAGAACTTCTTTCAAGGAAAGTTGACCTACTTGCACTGGAATCAAGGAGAGGAGATGGCCCCTACTATTGCTGGAAAAGTAGCCACTCTTCTTGTTCGGAAATTACCAAATGCAGATCCAACGTAATCATATTTATCTAATATAACGCACACTCATGCGCAAATCTATTGACTTCTTTGCAAGTTTTTTTTATGGGCCTGCTAAAGCTAGAGATACAACAAAGATGCTTTATTCAAAAACTTCTACTTGCTTTTATGTACTCTTTAAGACTCTCCTGTTTGTGTTATCAACCCTTCTTGGATGGCTATGTAAACCttgtttggaaattcttttTGTCACTTGTTTTCTTTGTTATGTGTTTTGAGATAGACTGATATTTTTTACTACTTACCCATCATATATTTGCCTTAGCAGACTCTTAAAGTGGAACGGAGTGTACACTTGAAGAGGAGATCTTTACACATGTCAATATTTTCTCTATATAACTACTTGAAATATGTGTGTTATGATGACAGCCATTTTCTCGTTATAAATTTTTTGTTACTCCTTGTGGTTTGCTGTCACTATCTAACCATctatttgtttggtttctgctacCCACTTTGTCTAGACAACTTCGAATAGCATGTAAACCTCATAGCAGTGTGTTTCGTTAATACTTTAATCGTACCAGATAGCAGTGTTGATAAAAAAGTTATGCAAGGGTGCTTTTGACATAATTTAACTGCATTTGCGCCAATTTTGTATTTCATTTTTGAACATTTAAAGTATATGAAGATATGGTAAATCTCGAAGCTTATATATATGATAGTAAGAATTGTGAATCTTTTCCCGTGTCCATGTTGCACAGATTTTAGAATTTGATGTATTTGTGTCTGTCTGTGCTTCATTGGTTATAaatgttttatgattttttaatgaCTTAAGTTATGCCTGAAAGTGTGACGTTTTCAGTTTATTATCTCAAGTTTTACATGCTATAGAAGTTCATTTTTTATGCTCCATGAATGCTTTTGCTCAAGTTTTACATGCTATAGCAGTTCATTTTTATGCTTCATGAAAGCTTTTACTTTGTCATCCAAATTTTTCAATCTTTGTTATAATCCTGATTACTCATGAAAAATTTGTAGATATTGATTCCATCCCTTCCTTGTGATGTGGTAATTCTTGGTTTGAACTTTTTCCATTTCCATTATATTTTGCTAATTATGTTTTGTGGTAAGGTCAGTGATACAGAGATGAAAATGTTATGATTAGTAATCACACAAGAAGTTATTAGGCTAGAAATGAAATCATTAGAGAAGTTGAGGTAGCTCCCATGATAAAAAGTATGACAGATTCTCATCTAGCAGAAGgttttgtttgttgttgttgttgttgtaatcAATAACACACAAGGGTGAGTCTTGGTAGGTGGTGCAACTGTAAGATTGCTTCCTTGTAGCCTATAGGTTAGGTGCTAGTTGTGGAAACACCCTTTCTGCTCATATGGTTAGAATTAAAATTGCGTACATCTAACCCTTCCTGGACCCTAGAATATTTTGAGCCATGTGTACGAGGCCACTCTCTTTAGTAAGTGGATATTATGAGGAACTCTTAAATGTTGATTCTGGTCCTGTTCAGATAATGGTTTCTTCTTGATAAGTGAGACATGTAGATTAGTTCCTCAGAGTGGCTGTTTCTGTTCACAGAATCATTCTTGAGTGGTTGGAAAATATATCATCATAATTGCTTCTATACTCCATTGTCTACAGTTTATGGCTGGCTGTCTACCTTTTTGTCGTAACAGTATGAACGACATTACCGATTTGACTATTTCACTAGTAATTAACTATGAATTTGACTCTTTGTAAAGCTTATTAAAATTCTTTCATTTTAAGAGACTGCTACTGTGACTTAAACCGAGTGCTAGTTTACCAGGATTTGTCAGTTGAATTTGAAATTCTTAGCTGGTTCTTATCTGTGATTCTGTGACATGTTATACATTGAATGTGGTAAAGATCATTgagaaatgctagcaacacactCCTTAAATGGACTTAAGGACACACTCCAACACACTCATAatgattgatttattttttaaaaaagttaaaacatttttttaggAGCGAAATGTATTGACTTTTCAAACAATAAACCAATCACAATGAGTGTGTTGGAGTGTGTCCTAAAAAGAGTATGTTGGTAGCACTCCTCAAGATCATTTCCAGAGACTTGTTTGGTTTTAGCAGATAACGGTGTGACAAACTTCATTCTCATCATGTGCAGTGCTTCTGTAGGttttccccctttttgataGAGAATCTactttttgaaattatttagaGGTTGACCTTGAAGCTTATGGATGGTCTAAGCATGATTGTTCCCCCCGCAAAAAGATTGCCAACTTACTGTGTCAACTTAAAAATTTGGAAATTAGATCTTGCTCCTTTTTGTTGTTATTCTTTAGCATTCTACAAAAGTTAATAAGTGATTGAGTGGCAATTGACATTTCATCTGGATCTCATTATTTATTGTATTCCCATCTCCACTTTTTTGTTAGTGATAGACATGTTTCTTTGACAGGCGTGTTTTTGTAGGAGATGTTGTGGTCTTGAAGGACCCTTGGAAACCAGATAACTACTTAGTTAGAAGATTAGCTGCAGTTGAGGGTTATGAAATGGCTTCTACTGACGAAAAGGACGAACCATTTGTTCTTGAGAAGGATCAGTGCTGGGTAGTTGCTGAAAATGAAAAGTTCAAACCCAAGGTATGGATGACTTACTATTTTCATAAACTAATCATAAGATTTACATGGATTGTTTACTATTATCATTGTGCTATCTTTAAGTGGATCACTATGAATGTCTCATAATTTGAAACACTGATTGTATACATGACAAaatcagtgttgtcaaatatCGGCCATAGCGGTGCCATGGCGGAATTCCAGCAAGCCGCCATCCGCCACAATCCAC is a window of Lotus japonicus ecotype B-129 chromosome 5, LjGifu_v1.2 DNA encoding:
- the LOC130718689 gene encoding mitochondrial ATP-independent inner membrane protease subunit 2-like; translated protein: MVSLSTWFRYIGYKLEYSVSLSWKNYKRGQIGEGEVRDLVWKNFFQGKLTYLHWNQGEEMAPTIAGKVATLLVRKLPNADPTRVFVGDVVVLKDPWKPDNYLVRRLAAVEGYEMASTDEKDEPFVLEKDQCWVVAENEKFKPKEANDSRTFGPVQMTDIVGRVIYCLRNAVDHGRVQNSHYSMPKDSPVLEVELDVDEMAKNHKA